From Chloroflexota bacterium, the proteins below share one genomic window:
- a CDS encoding thiamine phosphate synthase codes for MYKVPRQTLRILDANCNRIGEGLRFLEDVARFLLNDAAVSHQLKTMRHNLVKSLNKFGTAMLSERDAAADVGFGTQISQHQDLPSLARANAKRVEEALRVVEELAKLSDLSATLRSKDFEQARFNLYTLEKELLSRLVRRQKIKELTGLYVIIDTQILELKDVIDAARKAIRGGAKVIQLRDKQHGKGELLVIAQQLKDLCCKSSTLFIVNDYLDIVLASEADGIHIGYDDLPLSAVRKELPIDKIVGLSTHTLVQAQDAEVEGADYIAVGSIFPSPTKVHAMVVGLEYLRQVRKAVSIPIVAIGGINKENIGEVMATGADSAAVISAVLTQKDIESATRQLVKEIEKKPKSHKESRNHR; via the coding sequence ATTTACAAAGTGCCTCGCCAGACGCTGCGTATTCTTGATGCCAATTGCAACCGCATCGGTGAAGGATTGCGCTTTCTCGAAGATGTTGCTCGCTTTCTGCTTAATGATGCTGCCGTTAGCCATCAATTGAAGACGATGCGCCATAACCTGGTTAAGAGCCTAAATAAATTTGGCACAGCCATGCTTTCGGAGAGAGACGCAGCTGCAGATGTAGGATTCGGTACCCAGATTAGCCAGCATCAGGATTTGCCTTCTCTTGCCAGGGCTAACGCCAAAAGGGTAGAAGAAGCATTACGGGTTGTAGAGGAGCTAGCCAAACTCTCAGACTTGAGTGCAACCTTGCGCTCAAAGGACTTCGAGCAAGCACGGTTTAATCTCTATACACTGGAGAAAGAGCTATTGTCCAGATTAGTGCGCCGGCAGAAGATAAAAGAACTAACCGGTCTCTACGTCATTATCGATACCCAAATATTAGAGTTAAAAGACGTGATTGATGCAGCCCGCAAAGCTATCCGTGGTGGAGCTAAAGTTATTCAGCTGCGCGACAAACAGCATGGCAAAGGCGAGCTGTTAGTTATAGCTCAACAACTGAAAGATTTATGTTGTAAATCCAGCACCCTTTTTATAGTTAATGACTATCTTGATATAGTCCTAGCATCTGAGGCAGATGGGATACACATTGGATATGATGACCTCCCCTTATCTGCGGTCAGAAAGGAATTACCCATTGACAAGATCGTCGGCTTGTCGACACATACTTTGGTTCAAGCGCAGGACGCAGAAGTCGAAGGAGCGGATTATATTGCCGTAGGCTCCATATTCCCTTCGCCGACAAAAGTACATGCTATGGTGGTTGGGCTGGAGTACTTGCGCCAAGTCAGAAAGGCGGTGTCTATACCAATAGTTGCTATCGGCGGTATTAACAAAGAAAACATTGGAGAGGTCATGGCTACTGGGGCTGATTCAGCAGCGGTTATCAGTGCTGTCCTGACTCAAAAGGATATAGAATCAGCAACACGCCAGTTGGTGAAAGAAATTGAAAAAAAACCAAAGAGCCATAAAGAATCTAGAAACCATCGCTGA
- a CDS encoding MBL fold metallo-hydrolase: MILKTLVVGPIASNCYIVGSESSKRGIIIDPGAEAKLILRNVNELGLTIPLIVITHMHFDHTGALAPVKERTGAKFVLHEAEAADIGMFSRMLSSMMGGSFSQPPTPDRLLKDGDRIDMDDLSFTVLHTPGHSPGGISLYGHGIVFSGDSLFNYGIGRTDFPGCSYKQLMDSIQNKLMTLPDKTIVYPGHGPSTTIGEEKRGNPFLT, translated from the coding sequence ATGATTCTGAAGACTCTTGTTGTCGGCCCTATTGCCAGTAATTGCTACATCGTTGGCTCTGAATCGAGCAAGCGGGGGATAATTATTGACCCGGGGGCTGAAGCCAAGTTGATTCTAAGAAATGTCAATGAGTTGGGCTTGACAATTCCTCTGATTGTGATTACCCACATGCACTTTGACCATACCGGTGCACTTGCGCCTGTTAAAGAGAGGACAGGAGCTAAGTTTGTCCTCCACGAGGCCGAGGCAGCAGACATAGGAATGTTTTCTAGAATGCTCTCATCTATGATGGGTGGCTCTTTCAGTCAACCACCCACACCAGACAGACTGCTAAAAGATGGCGACAGAATAGATATGGATGATTTAAGCTTCACTGTCTTGCATACACCGGGACATAGTCCTGGCGGCATCAGCCTCTACGGGCATGGAATAGTCTTCAGCGGTGATTCCCTCTTTAACTATGGCATAGGCAGGACTGATTTTCCGGGCTGTAGCTATAAACAGCTAATGGATAGCATTCAAAATAAACTCATGACCTTGCCGGATAAGACCATCGTCTATCCGGGGCATGGCCCGTCCACTACTATCGGCGAAGAAAAAAGGGGCAATCCCTTTCTCACATGA
- the ruvX gene encoding Holliday junction resolvase RuvX: MRILGLDVGDRRIGVAISDPGEILASPLVTITREDEQNAIDAIIQLVDQHDVKRIVVGLPYSLDGSIGEQASKVMDFVEELSKGTSAKIEIWDERLSTVAVERLLREAGNKRAGRKASRDAAAAAFILQGYLDSLKVCDQ, translated from the coding sequence ATGCGTATTCTAGGATTAGACGTTGGAGACCGGAGAATAGGGGTTGCCATCAGTGACCCTGGAGAGATTTTAGCCAGTCCGCTGGTTACCATCACCAGAGAGGATGAGCAAAACGCTATAGATGCTATCATCCAACTCGTTGACCAACACGATGTGAAACGAATTGTGGTTGGTCTGCCTTATTCTCTAGATGGCAGTATTGGTGAACAGGCTAGCAAGGTGATGGATTTCGTTGAAGAGCTTTCCAAAGGTACCAGTGCCAAAATTGAAATTTGGGACGAGCGGCTATCCACTGTGGCTGTGGAACGCTTGCTAAGAGAGGCTGGTAATAAGAGGGCTGGGAGAAAGGCATCACGGGATGCAGCAGCAGCAGCCTTCATCCTGCAGGGATATCTGGATAGCCTGAAGGTCTGCGACCAGTGA
- a CDS encoding haloacid dehalogenase, protein MKNLETIAEEIRLYFSAKDAAREKALRLSREVIRYSANAIRAVHRQEKVIAEQLLSSARALLEELVNDVLQNNDEFAHAGFVHDAQKEFAEASTTLAIVDGKSLPEPEALRISYPAYLNGLGEAVGELRRYLLDSLRRNDLSRCEELLAVMDDIYAVLMTMDFPEGVTYGLRRTSDAVRGILERTRGDLTLVLRQKELEDKLEQIPKKR, encoded by the coding sequence ATAAAGAATCTAGAAACCATCGCTGAGGAAATTCGCCTCTATTTCTCCGCTAAAGATGCAGCCCGAGAGAAGGCGTTACGTCTAAGCCGTGAGGTAATTCGCTACAGCGCCAATGCTATTCGTGCTGTCCATCGTCAGGAGAAAGTGATCGCAGAACAACTTTTAAGCTCAGCGCGTGCATTACTCGAAGAGTTAGTTAACGATGTGCTTCAGAACAATGACGAATTTGCACACGCCGGATTTGTGCACGATGCTCAGAAGGAATTCGCTGAGGCCAGTACAACTTTAGCCATAGTTGATGGTAAGTCGCTTCCTGAGCCGGAAGCATTGAGGATCAGCTATCCAGCGTACTTAAACGGCCTGGGAGAAGCGGTCGGTGAACTGCGGCGCTATCTTTTAGATAGCTTGAGACGGAATGACCTTTCTCGATGCGAGGAATTGCTAGCCGTAATGGATGACATATATGCTGTCCTCATGACTATGGACTTCCCCGAGGGTGTCACTTATGGTTTGAGGCGAACAAGTGATGCCGTGCGTGGCATTTTGGAGAGAACCCGTGGCGACCTGACGCTGGTTCTGAGACAAAAAGAACTGGAAGATAAGTTAGAGCAAATTCCGAAAAAAAGGTGA
- a CDS encoding zinc ribbon domain-containing protein, producing MPLYEYWCRQCKRKVTLYSPTVSQASPSCPQCGNDTLRRLFSTFSVRSKTYKDMYEDILSDSQMTRGMLADDPRALAEWNKRMSQGEEVAPEYEEMIERMEKGEMPAESASTGTSGPHEEAEQV from the coding sequence ATGCCACTTTACGAATACTGGTGCCGTCAATGCAAACGTAAGGTAACGTTATATTCGCCGACCGTTTCTCAGGCTTCACCTTCTTGCCCGCAATGTGGTAATGACACGTTACGCCGCCTATTCTCCACTTTCTCAGTGCGTAGCAAAACATACAAGGATATGTATGAGGATATACTCTCTGATTCGCAGATGACCCGAGGGATGTTAGCCGACGACCCTAGAGCTTTGGCTGAATGGAACAAGCGAATGAGTCAGGGTGAGGAGGTCGCCCCGGAATACGAAGAGATGATTGAGAGGATGGAAAAGGGAGAAATGCCTGCTGAGTCAGCCAGCACAGGCACTAGCGGGCCTCATGAAGAAGCTGAGCAGGTTTAA
- a CDS encoding sodium-translocating pyrophosphatase: MPGIFWLVPVAGLVTVIFAILLARNVLRRDAGTPKMKEIGDMIFEGAWAFLKRQYSTIGILSLVVAVIIGVLVALLGGEKGIEGMTAFGIGWRTAVAFLVGAFCSGISGFIGMYIAVKSNVRCAAGAQKSLTEAVTIALRGGAVSGFLITALSLIGVTAIFFAFGGGSKPEIAPHLIVGFGFGASFVALFAQLGGGIYTKAADMGADLVGKVEAGIPEDDPRNAAVIADLVGDNVGDCAGRGADLFESTAAENIGAMILGVIAYLATGNIAWILFPLVVRAFGLIASMIGVLIVRAKEEENAMNALNRGYFVAIALSIIGMAVTIHFMLGNWWLFGAGVVGIVTSVVIVYITQYYTESRYKPVQEIAEASRTGPATNIVAGTAVGFETTLATAVVIGLALLLSYWMGNISGVQGGGAFGTAVATMGMLMTCPYVLSMDTFGPITDNANGINEMAGAGKEVRRITDRLDAVGNTTKALTKGYAMVSAGLAAFLLFQAYLNRVSFLKFGVEGQYNVVDIAKIEVFVGALLAVMLVYLFSSWAIKAVGKTAAKIIKEVRRQFQADPGIMAGTSRPDYARAVDITARAGLREMILPGLLPVLAPVVVGLIFKWAGYDAAMVVAALLMVGTIAGIMLASFMNNGGGAWDNAKKMIEDGQLKDENGNVIGKGTFTHAAAVVGDTVGDPFKDTAGPSLHVLVKLLSTITLVMCPLFI, encoded by the coding sequence ATGCCTGGTATTTTCTGGCTTGTTCCTGTTGCTGGGTTGGTAACGGTGATTTTTGCCATACTCCTGGCAAGAAACGTGCTACGCCGTGACGCTGGAACGCCAAAGATGAAGGAAATCGGTGACATGATTTTTGAAGGCGCTTGGGCGTTCTTAAAACGGCAGTATAGTACCATCGGGATACTGTCGCTGGTGGTGGCAGTTATCATCGGCGTTCTTGTGGCCCTACTGGGTGGAGAGAAGGGTATTGAAGGGATGACTGCTTTCGGAATTGGCTGGCGAACAGCAGTTGCCTTCCTAGTAGGTGCTTTCTGTTCAGGGATTTCAGGTTTTATCGGCATGTATATTGCAGTTAAGTCCAACGTTCGCTGCGCTGCTGGAGCCCAAAAGAGCCTGACTGAAGCAGTTACCATCGCCCTCAGAGGTGGAGCTGTTTCTGGATTTCTCATTACCGCTCTTAGCTTAATTGGAGTTACCGCTATCTTCTTTGCCTTCGGCGGAGGCAGCAAACCTGAAATCGCTCCTCACCTAATCGTGGGTTTTGGGTTCGGCGCTAGTTTTGTTGCTTTATTTGCTCAGCTCGGCGGTGGAATTTACACCAAAGCTGCTGACATGGGCGCTGACCTGGTGGGTAAAGTAGAAGCTGGTATTCCTGAGGATGACCCGCGTAATGCTGCGGTTATTGCCGACTTAGTCGGTGACAACGTTGGTGATTGTGCTGGCCGTGGTGCCGACTTGTTCGAATCTACAGCTGCTGAAAACATCGGCGCTATGATTCTTGGGGTAATTGCCTATCTTGCCACTGGTAATATAGCCTGGATTCTCTTCCCTCTCGTCGTTCGTGCTTTTGGTCTGATCGCCAGCATGATAGGAGTATTGATTGTCCGCGCCAAGGAAGAAGAGAACGCCATGAATGCGTTGAACCGCGGATATTTTGTTGCTATCGCCTTATCAATTATCGGCATGGCTGTAACCATACACTTTATGCTAGGCAACTGGTGGCTGTTCGGTGCCGGTGTAGTGGGGATTGTTACTAGCGTTGTCATCGTTTACATTACTCAGTATTACACTGAGTCTCGATACAAACCGGTACAGGAAATCGCCGAAGCCTCAAGAACAGGTCCAGCCACTAACATTGTCGCTGGCACGGCTGTAGGCTTTGAAACCACACTGGCAACAGCCGTAGTGATTGGCCTCGCCCTTTTGCTGTCTTACTGGATGGGTAATATAAGTGGAGTCCAAGGTGGCGGTGCTTTCGGCACTGCTGTGGCTACCATGGGCATGCTGATGACCTGCCCGTATGTGCTGTCAATGGATACCTTTGGGCCTATAACTGACAATGCTAATGGTATTAACGAGATGGCAGGTGCCGGTAAAGAGGTACGCCGGATTACCGACAGGCTCGATGCTGTGGGCAACACCACAAAAGCCTTAACCAAGGGATATGCCATGGTTTCGGCAGGTTTAGCCGCCTTCTTACTCTTCCAGGCATATCTTAATAGGGTTTCATTCCTCAAGTTCGGTGTTGAGGGCCAGTACAACGTTGTGGACATCGCCAAGATAGAAGTCTTCGTAGGGGCTCTCTTGGCAGTAATGCTGGTTTATCTGTTCAGCTCCTGGGCAATAAAGGCAGTGGGAAAAACCGCAGCCAAGATCATTAAAGAAGTCCGCCGCCAATTTCAGGCTGACCCAGGCATTATGGCTGGTACCTCTCGACCGGATTACGCTAGAGCGGTCGATATTACTGCTCGTGCCGGCTTGAGAGAGATGATACTGCCAGGTCTTTTGCCCGTGCTGGCGCCAGTAGTTGTTGGGCTTATTTTCAAGTGGGCAGGTTACGATGCCGCTATGGTGGTAGCCGCATTACTTATGGTTGGCACCATCGCAGGTATCATGTTGGCCTCATTCATGAACAACGGTGGTGGTGCCTGGGACAATGCCAAGAAGATGATTGAAGACGGGCAGCTCAAAGATGAGAATGGTAACGTGATAGGTAAAGGCACTTTTACTCATGCTGCGGCAGTTGTCGGTGACACCGTTGGTGACCCGTTCAAGGATACTGCTGGGCCTTCACTTCATGTCTTGGTCAAGCTGCTCAGCACCATCACGTTGGTTATGTGTCCGCTGTTCATTTGA
- a CDS encoding ABC transporter ATP-binding protein — protein sequence MGKQAIIETKDLVKAYGKFIAVDKLNLCVGEGEIFGFLGPNGAGKTTTLLMLLGLTEPTSGTARICGFDSTREPLKVKRITGYLPEKVGFYDDLTARENLDYTAALNGLSREVASRKISELLNMVGLSQMAENKVGTFSHGMKQRLGIAEVMIKDPKVAFFDEPTAGIDPEGIEQVLSLITNMAKQKVTIVLSSHQLHQVQKICTRVGILSKGHLVAEGSVDQLAREKIGGGKFRIEVQVSEPTSKLMKSIKNIKGVTNVESSDDLLLISCDEDLRPQIARVVVDSDSLLVQMKIEEYGLDDIYMKYFRKA from the coding sequence GTGGGCAAACAGGCTATTATCGAAACCAAAGACTTAGTCAAAGCCTACGGAAAATTTATCGCTGTGGATAAATTAAATCTTTGTGTAGGCGAGGGTGAGATTTTTGGCTTCCTTGGCCCCAACGGCGCCGGAAAGACTACAACATTACTCATGCTGCTTGGACTCACCGAGCCAACGTCTGGCACAGCTCGAATATGCGGTTTCGACTCTACCAGAGAGCCGCTCAAGGTAAAGCGTATTACCGGCTATCTGCCGGAAAAGGTTGGTTTCTATGATGATTTGACCGCAAGGGAGAACTTGGATTATACCGCGGCACTAAATGGCTTGTCCCGAGAGGTTGCATCAAGGAAAATCAGCGAGCTCCTAAATATGGTTGGACTGTCCCAAATGGCTGAGAATAAGGTTGGTACTTTCTCCCACGGTATGAAACAGCGCCTTGGAATCGCCGAAGTCATGATTAAAGACCCTAAAGTAGCTTTCTTTGACGAGCCCACAGCTGGAATAGACCCTGAGGGCATTGAACAGGTCCTTAGCCTCATCACCAACATGGCTAAACAGAAGGTGACCATTGTTCTGTCTTCGCATCAACTACACCAGGTACAGAAAATTTGTACTCGGGTGGGAATACTGTCCAAAGGACATCTCGTAGCCGAAGGGTCAGTAGATCAGCTCGCTAGAGAGAAAATCGGTGGTGGCAAGTTCAGAATAGAAGTCCAGGTATCGGAGCCTACAAGCAAGCTGATGAAATCAATAAAGAATATCAAAGGTGTGACCAATGTGGAAAGCTCTGACGACCTGCTGCTTATTAGCTGTGACGAAGACCTGAGACCTCAAATTGCCAGGGTGGTTGTTGATAGCGATAGCTTATTGGTTCAGATGAAGATTGAAGAGTATGGTCTGGATGACATTTACATGAAGTATTTCCGTAAGGCTTAG
- the alaS gene encoding alanine--tRNA ligase, whose translation MNSDQIREAFLRFFEQKEHKIIPSSPLVPHGDPTLLLTTAGMVQIKPYFLGLAMPPSTRLASCQKCFRTTDINSVGDSKHLTFFEMLGNFSVGDYFKKEAIAWAWEFVTERLKLMPERLWITIYLDDDDAFNCWQGIGFPESRIIRLGEEDNFWGPAGDSGPCGPCSEIHYDFGKEAGCGKPDCGPGCDCGRFSEIWNLVFTQYNQDRGGKRTPLPKPNIDTGMGLERVAAVMQSVSSVYDTDLFIPLRDKICGLTGIKHGKDEVADHSVRIIAEHSRGITFLIADGVLPSNEGRGYVLRRVLRRVCFFLRKLGAEEPFLSQIAETVIAKMGHVYPELVKNQNLIQEVVKLEEDKFTSTLDAGINLVDKAVDEALMQGRNSIAGEEAFRFWDTYGFPLELTTEIAREKGLDVDLEGFEVEMEKQRERARAGHKFSTALSGNTSLNAEAEIKPKPTSFVGYDKLKANTKVSCILDQVSGSSVKSTGKAQKVAVVLEETPFYGEMGGQVGDTGIITADSSRIDVTDTVWSPYGSLAEGAIVHIGQVFKGAISVGDIVEAKVDKSRRLDIARNHTATHLLQAALRQVLGSHVHQRGSLVHPEGFRFDFSHLTTISKQQLDEIQHIVNEMIRENLPVKSKVIPYKQAMDEGAIALFEEKYGDTVRVLEIGEPLISAELCGGTHVKSTAEIGAFIITGESSIGTGLRRIEAVTGRSAEAFLRQRLEALEAAAEELRSSPTEVVDKVKALLAELASERKHSTSLEKELSRYTVESLIGKTEKVNGITVLTAKVPSTSLAVLREMGDLLKDRLKSAVVVLGTVHDGKPGFVAMVTPDLVKRGLHAGDIVKQVAAVTGGSGGGKADMAQAGGKDKSKLNEALELVKQLIQKTGR comes from the coding sequence GTGAACAGTGATCAGATAAGAGAAGCCTTTCTGCGCTTTTTCGAGCAAAAAGAGCACAAAATAATCCCCAGTTCACCTTTAGTACCTCACGGTGATCCCACCTTATTACTAACAACTGCAGGTATGGTGCAAATAAAGCCTTATTTCCTGGGGTTAGCTATGCCACCAAGTACACGCCTAGCCTCATGCCAGAAGTGCTTCCGCACGACGGATATCAATTCAGTAGGCGATTCTAAACACCTGACTTTCTTTGAGATGCTTGGTAATTTCAGCGTGGGCGACTACTTTAAGAAGGAGGCTATTGCCTGGGCATGGGAATTTGTCACCGAGCGTCTAAAGCTAATGCCTGAGCGATTATGGATAACCATCTATTTAGATGATGATGATGCATTTAACTGTTGGCAAGGAATTGGCTTTCCTGAGAGCAGAATAATACGGCTTGGCGAAGAGGATAATTTCTGGGGACCGGCCGGTGATTCAGGGCCCTGTGGACCATGCAGCGAGATACACTACGATTTCGGCAAAGAAGCCGGCTGTGGCAAGCCTGACTGCGGTCCCGGCTGCGACTGTGGTCGCTTTTCTGAAATATGGAATTTGGTTTTTACCCAATATAACCAAGACCGCGGCGGAAAGCGCACACCTCTGCCAAAGCCAAACATCGATACTGGCATGGGGCTGGAAAGAGTTGCCGCTGTGATGCAAAGCGTGTCTTCAGTCTATGATACAGACCTCTTTATCCCTTTACGAGACAAGATATGCGGCTTAACAGGCATAAAGCACGGCAAGGATGAGGTTGCCGACCATTCCGTCAGGATTATAGCTGAGCACAGTCGAGGCATCACTTTTCTAATTGCTGACGGTGTTCTGCCATCCAATGAGGGCAGAGGATATGTTCTGCGTCGGGTATTGCGTCGAGTCTGCTTTTTCCTCAGGAAACTGGGCGCAGAAGAGCCTTTCCTTAGCCAAATAGCCGAAACAGTTATTGCCAAGATGGGGCACGTATATCCCGAGCTGGTGAAAAACCAAAATCTGATACAGGAAGTAGTTAAACTAGAGGAGGATAAATTCACCAGCACCTTAGATGCTGGAATTAATCTTGTCGACAAAGCTGTTGATGAAGCTCTGATGCAGGGGCGAAACAGTATTGCAGGTGAAGAAGCCTTCAGGTTTTGGGATACTTATGGCTTTCCTCTAGAATTAACTACTGAAATTGCGCGGGAGAAGGGATTAGATGTTGACCTCGAAGGCTTCGAGGTTGAGATGGAGAAGCAACGGGAGAGAGCCAGAGCTGGCCACAAGTTTAGCACTGCCCTGAGTGGTAATACGAGTTTGAATGCCGAAGCAGAAATCAAGCCTAAACCCACCAGCTTCGTTGGCTATGACAAACTTAAGGCTAATACTAAGGTTAGCTGCATTTTAGACCAAGTTTCTGGTAGCTCTGTAAAGTCTACCGGTAAGGCTCAGAAGGTTGCTGTTGTCCTTGAGGAAACGCCTTTCTATGGTGAGATGGGAGGACAGGTGGGAGACACTGGCATAATAACCGCCGATTCCAGTCGAATCGATGTTACCGATACAGTTTGGTCTCCATATGGTAGCCTGGCTGAAGGTGCCATCGTTCATATTGGGCAAGTTTTTAAAGGTGCTATCTCGGTTGGCGATATCGTTGAAGCCAAGGTAGACAAAAGCCGTCGCCTCGATATCGCCCGAAATCATACAGCGACACATCTGCTTCAGGCCGCCTTGCGCCAAGTGTTAGGTAGTCATGTTCATCAGAGGGGGTCTTTGGTACACCCTGAAGGGTTCCGGTTTGATTTTTCCCACTTGACCACCATCAGCAAACAGCAGCTTGATGAAATCCAGCACATCGTCAATGAAATGATACGAGAGAACTTGCCGGTGAAAAGCAAGGTTATCCCATATAAGCAGGCCATGGATGAGGGTGCTATTGCTCTTTTCGAGGAGAAGTATGGGGATACCGTAAGGGTGCTGGAAATAGGCGAGCCACTGATAAGTGCCGAGCTTTGTGGTGGTACACACGTCAAATCAACCGCAGAAATCGGAGCCTTCATTATAACCGGCGAAAGCAGCATCGGCACTGGTTTACGCCGAATCGAAGCTGTCACCGGAAGAAGTGCTGAAGCTTTTCTACGACAGCGACTTGAAGCATTGGAGGCTGCGGCTGAGGAGCTCAGAAGTTCACCGACAGAAGTTGTAGATAAGGTGAAAGCTCTGCTTGCTGAGCTGGCTTCAGAGCGCAAACACTCTACTTCCTTGGAAAAAGAGCTATCCCGCTATACAGTTGAATCCTTGATAGGTAAAACTGAGAAAGTGAATGGCATAACAGTCCTGACAGCTAAGGTACCATCCACTTCGTTAGCAGTCTTGAGGGAAATGGGAGATTTATTGAAAGACCGGTTGAAGAGTGCTGTTGTGGTTTTGGGGACGGTTCACGATGGTAAACCTGGCTTTGTGGCTATGGTCACCCCGGATTTGGTGAAAAGAGGTTTACATGCCGGTGATATCGTGAAACAAGTTGCCGCAGTCACCGGTGGTAGCGGTGGTGGTAAGGCAGACATGGCACAGGCTGGCGGCAAGGATAAAAGCAAACTCAACGAAGCTCTCGAGCTGGTGAAACAGTTGATCCAGAAAACTGGCCGATAA
- a CDS encoding ABC transporter, producing the protein MSGLMAVFWKELADHFNSKRFIILSLLIYLAGIATIYVAAQTIRTGITETTEFIFLRLFIVSGETLPFSFPFFLSLFIPIVGIALGFDAINSERTSGNLSRILSQPLYRDSVINGKFLAGLVTLAILVVSIMLLVAGMGLRMIGVPPTAEEILRLFAFIFVSIIYGAFWMSLAVLFSVFFNRIATSVLASMALWIFLFLFMSMIAGAIAGAVVPVDQNSSLELLAKNDEIYRTISRISPSTLYGETVQVLLMPELGNPSSTLMLISIYAGGMIPTPLPLGQSLLIIWPQLTSLIALTALCFAGSYIKFMREEIRST; encoded by the coding sequence ATGTCGGGCTTAATGGCCGTTTTTTGGAAAGAATTAGCTGACCACTTTAATAGCAAGCGATTTATCATTTTATCTCTCCTGATTTACCTGGCCGGTATAGCAACTATCTATGTGGCAGCGCAAACCATTAGAACCGGCATAACTGAAACCACCGAATTCATCTTTTTGAGGCTTTTCATTGTCTCAGGTGAGACCTTGCCCTTTTCCTTCCCGTTCTTTCTCTCGCTTTTCATACCTATAGTCGGCATAGCTCTCGGTTTTGATGCTATAAACAGTGAGCGAACCAGCGGTAACCTTAGTAGGATTTTATCACAGCCCCTTTACCGAGATTCGGTAATCAACGGGAAATTTCTAGCTGGACTGGTCACCCTAGCAATATTAGTGGTAAGTATAATGCTTCTTGTCGCTGGCATGGGACTGCGCATGATTGGTGTGCCTCCAACTGCCGAGGAGATACTCAGACTTTTTGCCTTCATATTTGTGAGTATAATCTATGGCGCTTTCTGGATGTCGTTGGCTGTCCTTTTCTCGGTTTTTTTCAACCGTATTGCCACTTCGGTTTTGGCTTCGATGGCCCTGTGGATTTTTCTTTTCCTGTTCATGTCTATGATTGCCGGAGCTATTGCTGGTGCTGTTGTCCCTGTTGATCAGAACTCGAGTTTAGAATTGCTAGCCAAGAACGACGAAATCTACCGTACTATCAGTCGCATCTCACCAAGCACTTTATATGGAGAAACTGTCCAGGTTTTACTGATGCCTGAACTAGGGAACCCTAGCTCAACGTTGATGTTGATAAGCATATATGCAGGCGGAATGATACCAACACCTTTACCTTTAGGTCAGAGCTTGCTTATCATCTGGCCTCAGTTAACCAGCCTGATAGCATTGACTGCCCTGTGCTTCGCAGGCTCGTATATTAAGTTTATGCGCGAGGAGATAAGGTCAACCTAA